The segment AGCTGCATTATCTACCTGAGTTAAGATACCTATAGCTTCTAAAGTCTTACTCATACGTCTCCACTCTTTTTTAGCCTCAGGCTCTAGCCAAGTTGGGCATTTAGGAGCCTTCTTTTCAGGCTTTGGTTCATTTGTATTAAGCGGTCTTTTTCCTGGATTTCCTTCAAGAACTTTAATTGCTGTAGGCTTTGGTTTTCTTCCTCTTTGTGCCATAGGTATCACCTCCTTTTTCCACTAGCTAAAAAAGAGCCTACAATTGTAGACCCTTAATCTTTTTCATTTTAACCTTTTATACCCTTGTAATTGCCTTTTTTAATCTGTTCATGTTCAGCTTCTACAGCTTCCTTATAATCACTTTGTTCCCGTTCTTTATCCTTGCAGACCATGCAAATGCATTCCTCATTGTACATGGACATTATTCTGCCACTTTTTAAGCTGCCACCACAGCGGTCACAAGTTTCTTGAGTAAAAAATCTATCCATTTGCCTGAGCACTTCCTTCCTGTGTTACTTTTCTAAAAGCACCGCTACCTTCAAGATTTGAAAGAAGTGTTTTCCTTATATCTTTATAACGACTTCCATTCATACCAAGGCGAGTGAGCCAAGTTCTGAATGCATATTTAGGATTATCTTCCTGAGCTTGCTTAAAAGAGGTGTGTTTTAGCTTTTGGGCGTTTACATTTATTAAAGATGCAAGTTCCATAAATGCAGACATTTTTTCATGGCTTAGGTTTTCACCTAATAGCTTAAAGGTAAAGGTTCCTTTTTCAAAATTAAAGGTTACGCCTTTGCAGCCATCCA is part of the Haloimpatiens sp. FM7315 genome and harbors:
- a CDS encoding gamma-glutamylcyclotransferase encodes the protein MDRFFTQETCDRCGGSLKSGRIMSMYNEECICMVCKDKEREQSDYKEAVEAEHEQIKKGNYKGIKG